The following is a genomic window from Clostridium sp..
AAGTTTATATGCTCCTCCTTCCGGAAGATAAAGTATGGGTTTCCCAACAAGCTTTACTGCCTCGTTGAGGGTTATAACATTTTCTGAATTTTTGATTTGATTATCCATATCTTCAACTTTTATATTATCAGGAAGCTTCTGGGAGAACAAACTGCTGTCCAGCTTAGGTGAAAAATCAAGCTTTGAATACTGTATCTCTGTTTTACTATTTTTTGAAGTAATTACAGCCTTTGAAACAATCCAGCTCTCTTCATCCACCCAGTAGTCCAAAGTGCCTAGAATAGTATCCTTTTGTTTTGGCTCCGCCTTGATATGATAGGTTTTCCTATCTAACACATTCTCTTCGCCCTGAAAAGTAATATTGTGGGTTTTACTCATGCTTGCCAGTTGTTTCAACAATTGATTTTTGTAGTTTCCTCCCAGTACATCATCTGCACCGTTTGCCGTGGAGCTTTCAAGATTCATAGTCATAGCCTGCTTTTGTTCTTTCATATATACTATAATATTTTTACCATCATTTGTTGATATGGTCGTTCCAGATGAATTGTCCTTTAATTCTACACGCCTTTTCACCACATCATTGGAATTATCAATCCATTCTCTGGCAGATACAGTCTCTTTTATTTTATTGTTTTCATAAATCTTCATTTTATATTCACCATAATAGGACTTGGGTTTTTCACTGGCACTGACAGC
Proteins encoded in this region:
- a CDS encoding LolA family protein, yielding MSIKKIFIIPVVGILSITGLFGGCSLDKKTIIPEDVIKKAVSASEKPKSYYGEYKMKIYENNKIKETVSAREWIDNSNDVVKRRVELKDNSSGTTISTNDGKNIIVYMKEQKQAMTMNLESSTANGADDVLGGNYKNQLLKQLASMSKTHNITFQGEENVLDRKTYHIKAEPKQKDTILGTLDYWVDEESWIVSKAVITSKNSKTEIQYSKLDFSPKLDSSLFSQKLPDNIKVEDMDNQIKNSENVITLNEAVKLVGKPILYLPEGGAYKLKDVKSLHYDESKGVNEINQSYEKDGAVAFVLTAVNPKDTGEKSDDAKLPGEKEMQVRGKKGSVMDDTIKTVSWSEDGLNYNILLQDPKMSLDDAIKIADSLLLKK